The following proteins are encoded in a genomic region of Stutzerimonas stutzeri:
- a CDS encoding hybrid sensor histidine kinase/response regulator: protein MSHASGAKPARSVQLRSRLLTIALAGILPLALVAGLGLVSIINDQKQLAKQRSLEATRLAATAIELELVRSLNVLQALSQSPLLDEGAIDTFADMVRRVLPTVPGWHSLLIIAPTGEVLHRVSLQQVAESGGIAEPDSLAELLRTEQPQVGNMGQGPRGSWGIPLRVPVRVGDEVRYVLTAVLEPQAIADVIGNRRLPEGWVTTVLDANGLRIARSRHHIDTLGQPASPTLVELLKENTADEGTGMSTTIEGVSAFTAFVRLYPSRWVVATGVPTDVVQAGAVRAFTLYGGGLLLSLLFAVAAALFATRRINGPMRQLRRAAQAIGRGQSVDEAPESEIEELREVGRALVAAAQARRESEAERDNMLSRLELAQQDLTEQVSDLQALQALGNQLLQLPTLDAQLQTIVEVLCELHGAEHGLLTLSEGENALRVHASKGFSSASLEEMNSLPTEQRADIAAVRQGQRVTLADIEAKPCLAGLVPIARAEGFRSLHATPVRHSDGGVLGGLTVHLREARLPTEREIRLADLAAGLAAIFIDRARAQSKAGMFEQRLQVALDSSTVPFSILSTVRDASGQVIDFLLSFINTTGAAALRGTVTELTGRRLTEVLGPEANTQALETLVAVATHQQPHDIELRSTAFGGERWVRLVATPFEQSIAVWFADVTDAKHQEQAILEADRRKDEFLATLAHELRNPLAPIRLAAGLFGSPGASEAQKLRSQQIIERQVRHMALLLDDLFDISRITLGKLALRKESLNLGAVIEAAVETARAKIESRQHELIVELPTQPVLLEADPLRLEQILVNLLNNAAKFTEPGGRIRISAALAGDTAVVSVIDNGLGIERQHLKLIFERFAQVPTSRAQVNTGLGIGLALAKGLANLHGGDIRVSSAGLGQGAEFRLSLPALPTQASAWPSPALQETVRAAQRVLIADDNRDIAEIMAEVLRLEGHEVHLAYDGTEALERYRQLKPQVVLLDIGMPGLRGDEVARTIRAEDAQVRLVAITGWGQPSDKENAIAAGFDVHLTKPVDITHLVDVVGG, encoded by the coding sequence TTGAGTCATGCAAGTGGGGCGAAACCGGCCCGCTCGGTACAGCTGCGCAGCCGCCTGCTGACCATCGCACTCGCTGGGATACTGCCACTGGCGCTGGTCGCGGGTCTTGGCCTGGTATCGATCATCAACGACCAGAAGCAGCTGGCCAAGCAGCGCAGTCTCGAGGCCACGCGCCTGGCGGCGACGGCGATCGAGCTGGAGCTGGTGCGCTCCCTGAACGTCCTGCAGGCCCTGTCGCAGTCGCCGCTGCTCGATGAAGGGGCTATCGATACCTTTGCCGATATGGTGCGACGTGTGCTGCCCACCGTTCCGGGTTGGCATTCACTGTTGATCATTGCGCCCACCGGCGAGGTGCTGCACCGGGTGTCCCTGCAGCAAGTTGCCGAATCAGGCGGTATCGCAGAGCCGGACAGTCTCGCCGAACTGTTGCGCACGGAGCAGCCTCAGGTCGGCAACATGGGGCAGGGGCCGCGTGGCTCGTGGGGGATCCCGCTGCGCGTACCGGTGCGGGTGGGCGATGAGGTCCGCTATGTGCTGACCGCTGTGCTGGAGCCGCAGGCCATCGCGGATGTCATCGGCAATCGCCGCCTGCCGGAGGGCTGGGTGACCACCGTGCTGGATGCCAACGGCCTGCGTATCGCCAGGTCCCGGCACCATATCGATACATTGGGGCAGCCTGCCTCGCCAACCCTGGTGGAATTGCTCAAGGAGAACACGGCGGACGAAGGCACCGGCATGAGCACGACCATCGAGGGCGTGTCGGCCTTTACCGCGTTCGTGCGGCTGTACCCGTCGCGCTGGGTGGTGGCTACCGGCGTTCCCACCGATGTGGTGCAGGCCGGCGCTGTCAGGGCATTCACGCTGTATGGCGGCGGTCTGCTGCTGTCGCTGCTGTTTGCGGTTGCGGCGGCCTTGTTCGCGACACGTCGGATCAATGGGCCGATGCGTCAATTGCGTCGCGCGGCGCAGGCGATCGGCCGTGGCCAGTCGGTGGACGAGGCGCCCGAGAGCGAGATCGAAGAGCTCCGCGAGGTGGGGCGTGCGCTGGTTGCCGCGGCGCAGGCGCGACGGGAAAGCGAGGCCGAGCGCGACAACATGCTATCGCGTCTGGAGCTTGCTCAGCAGGACCTCACCGAGCAGGTCAGCGACTTGCAGGCGTTGCAGGCGCTGGGCAACCAATTGCTGCAACTGCCGACGCTGGATGCGCAGCTTCAGACCATCGTCGAGGTCTTGTGTGAGCTGCACGGCGCCGAGCACGGCTTGCTGACGCTCAGCGAAGGCGAGAATGCGTTGCGGGTCCATGCATCGAAGGGGTTCTCGTCCGCCTCGCTGGAAGAGATGAACAGCCTGCCGACCGAGCAGCGGGCGGATATCGCCGCCGTCCGCCAGGGGCAGCGAGTGACGCTCGCGGATATCGAAGCCAAGCCCTGTTTAGCCGGGTTGGTGCCGATTGCCCGCGCCGAAGGATTTCGCTCGCTGCATGCGACGCCCGTCCGGCACAGCGACGGCGGCGTGCTGGGAGGCTTGACGGTACATCTGCGCGAGGCGCGATTGCCCACCGAGCGTGAGATACGCCTGGCCGATCTGGCGGCGGGCCTGGCGGCCATCTTCATCGACCGTGCGCGCGCGCAGAGCAAGGCCGGCATGTTCGAGCAGCGCCTGCAGGTCGCGCTGGACTCGTCCACGGTGCCGTTCAGCATCCTGTCGACGGTTCGCGACGCGTCGGGGCAGGTGATCGACTTCCTGCTGTCGTTCATCAACACGACCGGGGCGGCCGCTCTGCGGGGCACCGTGACGGAACTGACAGGACGTCGCCTGACCGAGGTACTGGGGCCCGAAGCGAACACCCAGGCGCTGGAAACGCTCGTGGCGGTCGCCACCCACCAGCAACCGCACGATATCGAATTGCGCAGCACGGCCTTTGGAGGCGAGCGCTGGGTTCGCCTGGTCGCGACGCCGTTCGAGCAGAGCATCGCCGTCTGGTTCGCGGACGTGACCGATGCGAAGCATCAGGAGCAGGCGATTCTGGAGGCCGATCGGCGCAAGGACGAGTTCCTCGCGACCTTGGCTCACGAACTCCGTAACCCGCTTGCACCCATCCGGCTGGCCGCGGGTCTGTTCGGCTCGCCCGGTGCCTCCGAAGCGCAGAAGCTGCGCAGTCAGCAGATCATCGAGCGACAGGTGCGGCATATGGCGCTGCTGCTCGACGACCTGTTCGACATCTCCCGGATCACGCTTGGCAAGCTGGCGCTGCGCAAGGAGTCGCTGAATCTCGGTGCGGTGATCGAGGCGGCGGTCGAGACCGCGCGCGCCAAGATCGAATCCAGGCAGCACGAGTTGATCGTCGAATTGCCGACGCAGCCGGTACTGCTGGAAGCCGATCCATTGCGGCTTGAGCAGATCCTGGTCAACCTGCTCAACAATGCCGCCAAGTTCACTGAGCCGGGTGGGCGAATTCGCATCAGTGCGGCGCTGGCGGGCGATACGGCGGTGGTCTCGGTCATCGACAACGGCCTGGGCATCGAGCGCCAACACCTCAAGCTGATCTTCGAGCGATTCGCCCAGGTGCCAACCTCGCGGGCTCAGGTGAATACCGGGCTCGGCATTGGCCTGGCACTCGCCAAGGGCTTGGCCAACCTGCATGGCGGGGACATACGCGTCAGCAGCGCGGGGTTGGGCCAGGGTGCGGAATTCCGGCTGAGCCTGCCTGCACTCCCGACCCAGGCGTCCGCCTGGCCGAGCCCCGCGCTGCAGGAGACTGTGCGCGCTGCGCAGCGTGTGCTCATTGCCGATGACAACCGGGACATCGCCGAGATCATGGCCGAAGTGCTGCGCCTCGAAGGTCATGAGGTCCATCTGGCTTACGATGGCACCGAGGCATTGGAGCGCTATCGGCAGCTCAAACCGCAAGTGGTGCTGCTGGACATCGGCATGCCGGGGCTGCGCGGCGATGAGGTGGCACGAACGATTCGTGCGGAGGATGCGCAGGTTCGCCTGGTGGCGATCACTGGCTGGGGGCAGCCGAGCGACAAGGAAAACGCGATTGCGGCGGGCTTCGATGTACACCTGACCAAGCCGGTCGATATTACGCACCTGGTGGACGTGGTCGGCGGCTGA
- a CDS encoding D-amino acid dehydrogenase codes for MKTIAVVGGGITGITTAYALAKRGFTVTLFEKHRYAAMETSFANGGQLSASNAEVWTHWSTILKGIKWMLKSDAPLLVNPKPSWHKLSWFAEFIGSIPQYRQNTIETARLAIAAREHLFAWAAAEGIDFDLKKAGILHIYRDKAGFDHAGQVSTLLAQGGLPRRSVTPEEMRAIEPTLAGQYYGGYYTECDSTGDIHKFTNGLATAALRLGVDCRYGQDVQRVETDGRRASVVVGVAGGEERLQFDGIVICAGTASRDLAAQLGDRVNIYPVKGYSITVNLNDEASRAAAPTVSLLDDETKLVTSRLGDNRLRVAGTAEFNGYNRDIRADRIRPLVEWVAECFPGVSTQSVVPWAGLRPMMPNMMPKVGRGSAPCVFYNTGHGHLGWTLCAITADMIGDVVTQSMGPTSASVSASGKPVHA; via the coding sequence ATGAAGACGATCGCCGTTGTAGGGGGTGGTATCACGGGTATCACCACCGCCTACGCGCTGGCCAAGCGCGGTTTTACCGTAACCCTGTTCGAGAAGCACCGCTATGCGGCGATGGAGACATCCTTCGCCAATGGTGGGCAGCTGTCCGCGTCGAACGCCGAGGTCTGGACACACTGGTCCACGATCCTCAAGGGCATCAAGTGGATGCTCAAAAGCGACGCACCGCTGCTGGTCAATCCCAAGCCCAGCTGGCACAAGTTGTCCTGGTTCGCCGAGTTCATTGGCTCCATTCCCCAGTACCGCCAAAACACCATCGAAACCGCACGTCTGGCCATTGCCGCACGTGAGCACCTGTTTGCCTGGGCCGCCGCAGAGGGCATCGATTTCGACCTGAAAAAGGCCGGCATTCTGCACATCTACCGTGACAAGGCCGGGTTCGACCATGCCGGCCAGGTTTCGACGCTGCTGGCTCAAGGCGGCCTGCCCCGGCGCAGTGTGACACCGGAAGAAATGCGCGCCATCGAACCAACGCTGGCAGGCCAATATTACGGTGGCTATTACACCGAGTGCGATTCCACAGGCGACATCCACAAGTTCACAAACGGCCTGGCAACGGCTGCGTTACGTCTGGGCGTCGACTGCCGCTATGGTCAGGATGTGCAACGTGTAGAGACTGACGGCAGGCGCGCAAGTGTCGTCGTCGGGGTGGCGGGAGGCGAGGAGCGATTGCAGTTCGACGGTATCGTCATCTGCGCTGGCACCGCCAGCCGGGACCTGGCTGCGCAACTGGGCGACCGGGTGAACATCTACCCGGTGAAGGGCTACTCGATCACAGTCAACCTCAACGACGAAGCCAGCCGCGCGGCTGCGCCGACCGTCAGCCTGCTGGACGACGAAACCAAGCTGGTGACCAGCCGTCTGGGCGATAACCGCCTGCGGGTGGCCGGCACGGCCGAGTTCAATGGCTACAACCGCGACATCCGGGCCGATCGTATTCGACCACTGGTGGAGTGGGTGGCCGAGTGCTTCCCCGGCGTCAGTACCCAGAGCGTCGTGCCATGGGCCGGCCTGCGGCCAATGATGCCGAACATGATGCCCAAGGTCGGTCGTGGCAGCGCGCCGTGCGTGTTCTACAACACCGGCCATGGCCATCTCGGCTGGACGCTCTGCGCCATCACTGCCGACATGATCGGTGATGTGGTGACTCAGTCGATGGGCCCGACCAGCGCTTCGGTTTCGGCCAGCGGCAAACCCGTCCACGCGTGA
- a CDS encoding acetyl-CoA C-acyltransferase family protein, with protein sequence MAEREIVVVGAVRTPIGSFGGALKDVDLITLATTACRGVLERSGTPADAVGHVVMGNVIPTEPRDGYLARVAAVDAGIPLETPAFNVNRLCGSGLQAVISAAQSILLGDTDVAIGGGAESMSRGPFILPNLRWGARLGDSQAIDYMNTLLHDPWGKFHMGVTAENVAERYGIRREQQDALALQSQQRAARAIEEGRFREQIVPVAVQTRKGSAQFEADEHVRADLTAERLAALKPIFKKEQGTVTAGNASGLNDGAAALMLAEAGRARALGLAPMARLVGYAHAGVDPAYMGIGPVPAVRKVLERTGVRLEQIDVIEANEAFAAQACAVMQELGLDPERVNPNGSGISLGHPVGATGAIITVKAIHELQRIQGRYALVTMCIGGGQGIAAVFERV encoded by the coding sequence ATGGCTGAACGTGAAATCGTCGTTGTCGGTGCGGTGCGCACCCCGATCGGCTCCTTTGGCGGTGCGCTGAAGGACGTCGACCTGATCACCCTCGCCACGACTGCCTGCCGCGGGGTGTTGGAACGTTCCGGTACACCGGCCGATGCCGTCGGCCACGTGGTGATGGGCAACGTCATTCCCACCGAGCCGCGCGACGGTTACCTGGCGCGTGTGGCCGCGGTGGATGCCGGCATTCCGCTGGAAACCCCAGCCTTCAACGTCAACCGCCTGTGCGGCTCGGGCCTGCAAGCGGTGATTTCGGCGGCCCAGTCGATCCTGCTGGGCGACACCGACGTGGCCATCGGCGGCGGCGCCGAGAGCATGAGCCGCGGCCCGTTCATCCTGCCGAACCTGCGGTGGGGCGCCCGGCTGGGCGACAGCCAGGCGATCGACTACATGAACACGCTGCTGCATGACCCCTGGGGCAAGTTCCATATGGGCGTGACTGCCGAGAATGTCGCCGAGCGCTATGGCATCCGTCGGGAACAGCAGGACGCCCTGGCGCTGCAAAGCCAGCAGCGTGCTGCTCGCGCCATCGAAGAGGGGCGTTTCCGCGAGCAGATCGTCCCGGTCGCCGTGCAGACGCGCAAGGGAAGCGCCCAGTTCGAGGCCGACGAGCACGTCCGCGCGGACCTGACCGCCGAGCGCCTCGCGGCGTTGAAACCGATCTTCAAGAAAGAGCAGGGCACCGTGACGGCCGGCAACGCGTCGGGGCTGAACGACGGGGCTGCGGCATTGATGCTGGCCGAGGCGGGGCGGGCAAGGGCGCTTGGATTGGCTCCCATGGCGCGGCTGGTCGGCTACGCCCATGCCGGCGTCGACCCGGCCTACATGGGCATCGGTCCGGTGCCGGCGGTACGCAAGGTGCTGGAACGCACCGGCGTGCGCCTGGAACAGATCGACGTCATCGAAGCCAACGAAGCCTTCGCCGCGCAGGCCTGCGCCGTGATGCAGGAACTCGGCCTGGACCCGGAGCGGGTCAATCCCAACGGTTCAGGGATATCCCTCGGTCATCCCGTCGGCGCGACCGGTGCGATCATCACCGTCAAGGCAATCCACGAACTGCAGCGCATCCAGGGCCGCTATGCGCTGGTGACCATGTGCATTGGCGGCGGCCAAGGTATCGCGGCGGTATTCGAGCGCGTCTGA
- a CDS encoding DegQ family serine endoprotease, whose amino-acid sequence MILRRNFLAVMAGVALFGQTLVAYADLPDFTPLVEDASPAVVNISTKQTQSMRGAQAQMPDLEDIPPMFRDFFERGMPRQPERRREVQSLGSGFIISEDGYILTNNHVVADADEIMVRLPDRSEMQAKLIGADPRSDVALLKIDGDDLPTVKIGDSEKLKAGEWVVAIGSPFGFDHTVTAGVVSATGRSLPNESYVPFIQTDVAINPGNSGGPLFNLSGEVVGINSQIFTRSGGFMGLSFAIPIDVAMDVANQLREGGKVNRGWLGVVIQEVNKDLAESFGLERPAGALVAQVMDDGPAAKGGLKVGDVILSVNGQPIDMSGDLPHLIGAMKPGSKAKLEVIRNGDRKTLNLSIGALPEDGDLLASAGPGGAMHSDNRLGVSVAELTDAQRQALEINSGVVIREVSQGPAAMIGLRPGDVITHLNNEAIDSVKTFSKVVKALPKNRSVSMRVLREGRASFITFRLPN is encoded by the coding sequence ATGATCCTTCGAAGAAACTTTCTAGCTGTCATGGCCGGCGTAGCGCTGTTTGGTCAGACGCTCGTAGCCTATGCCGACCTGCCGGACTTCACTCCGCTGGTCGAAGACGCGTCGCCAGCGGTGGTGAACATCAGCACAAAACAGACGCAATCGATGCGTGGCGCGCAGGCGCAGATGCCCGACCTGGAAGACATTCCGCCGATGTTCCGCGACTTCTTCGAGCGCGGCATGCCGCGGCAGCCCGAGCGCCGTCGCGAAGTGCAGTCGCTGGGGTCGGGCTTCATCATTTCCGAGGATGGCTACATCCTGACCAACAACCATGTGGTCGCCGATGCCGACGAGATCATGGTGCGCTTGCCGGACCGCAGCGAGATGCAAGCCAAGCTGATCGGCGCTGACCCGCGCAGCGATGTCGCGTTGTTGAAGATCGATGGCGACGATCTGCCGACCGTCAAGATCGGCGATTCCGAGAAGCTCAAGGCGGGCGAGTGGGTGGTGGCCATCGGTTCGCCGTTCGGCTTCGATCACACCGTTACCGCGGGCGTGGTCAGCGCTACCGGCCGCAGCCTGCCGAACGAGAGCTATGTGCCGTTCATCCAGACCGACGTAGCGATCAACCCTGGTAACTCCGGCGGGCCGCTATTCAACCTGAGCGGCGAGGTGGTGGGGATCAACTCGCAGATCTTCACCCGGTCGGGTGGCTTCATGGGGCTGTCCTTCGCCATTCCGATCGATGTCGCGATGGACGTTGCCAATCAATTGCGCGAAGGCGGCAAGGTCAATCGGGGCTGGCTCGGCGTGGTCATCCAGGAAGTGAATAAGGACCTGGCCGAGTCGTTCGGACTCGAGCGGCCTGCCGGTGCGCTGGTCGCGCAGGTGATGGACGACGGTCCCGCGGCCAAAGGCGGCCTGAAGGTGGGCGACGTGATCTTGAGCGTCAACGGCCAGCCGATCGACATGTCGGGCGACCTGCCGCATCTGATCGGTGCGATGAAGCCGGGCAGCAAGGCCAAGCTGGAAGTTATCCGCAACGGTGATCGCAAGACATTGAACCTCAGCATCGGTGCCTTGCCGGAAGATGGCGACCTGCTGGCTTCTGCGGGTCCCGGTGGCGCCATGCACAGCGACAACCGCCTCGGCGTCTCGGTGGCCGAACTGACCGATGCGCAGCGTCAGGCGCTTGAAATCAACAGTGGTGTGGTGATCAGGGAAGTCAGCCAGGGGCCGGCGGCGATGATCGGCCTGCGTCCGGGTGACGTCATCACCCACCTGAACAACGAGGCGATCGATTCGGTCAAGACCTTCAGCAAGGTGGTCAAGGCACTGCCGAAGAATCGCTCCGTATCCATGCGCGTTTTGCGGGAAGGGCGAGCGAGCTTCATCACTTTCCGTTTGCCGAACTGA
- a CDS encoding DUF1272 domain-containing protein, protein MLELRPGCECCDIDLPPHSPDALICSFECTFCIHCARDTLGFTCPNCGGELVARPRRPAAKLASNPASTQRVYRPGGCRPSAQASE, encoded by the coding sequence ATGCTCGAGCTACGACCTGGTTGCGAATGTTGCGACATCGACCTGCCGCCCCATTCACCCGATGCGCTGATCTGCTCGTTCGAATGCACCTTCTGCATTCACTGCGCGCGAGACACGCTTGGTTTCACCTGCCCCAACTGCGGCGGGGAGCTGGTCGCGCGCCCTCGGCGGCCCGCTGCAAAACTGGCCAGCAATCCGGCCTCGACCCAGCGCGTCTACCGGCCGGGTGGCTGCCGCCCATCCGCCCAGGCGAGCGAGTAA
- a CDS encoding NosR/NirI family protein, whose translation MARRACLPSSLRTFLVWLCLLASPWLAAQELDDQILQLFPKATRIEPKQENPPVYSAYQLDELLGYAFESTDYSDLQGFSGKPIKLLIGMNPQGVLTGVRVLEHHEPVFLHGLGEQALFDFVDQYRLQPISKPIVVGGREGSATSNDSVTRIDGVSKATVSVVIVNETVLTSALSVARQLLEGFAEGPLATPKPDLYEPLGWDELLERGYVRHWTVSREEVEADIGHALDGYQALDGETDEPFSELYFAYLNAPIIGRNLLGEAGFEKLMGELLPNEQALLVLSSGLYPHVPDDFVPATAPSRLVLMQNEHPIDLQDMNFNNGAVMDLVDAPVEPTEAHIFRIKAHNAFNPAEPAGLRLNVKLQRNHLVETNTQFTQAFQLDPALFDIQEAKPVAKPVPIWLHMWHERWWQVGLVGLALLILTGVFVWQHRISRHSRRFHLFRAGYLMFTLLFIGLYAQGQLSVVNIFTLLLALWQDFDIRVFLMDPVIFMLWSFTFVSLFLWGRGVFCGWLCPFGALQEMLGWLAKRLRIRQWKISDRTHSRLQWLKYLILIGLVPVAFYSLTLAERLAEVEPFKTSITLFFMRSWPFVLYAVVLLGLGLFVHKFYCRYVCPLGAGLAILGKFHLFAWLKRIDACGQPCQHCKNHCEIGAIKRDGRIDYDECIQCLECIVILNNGDQCVASISARKRAEKAGHRGELIATDAMAPQPLPAP comes from the coding sequence ATGGCTCGCCGCGCCTGTTTGCCGTCATCGTTGCGCACCTTCCTGGTGTGGCTGTGCCTGTTGGCCAGTCCATGGCTGGCCGCGCAGGAGCTGGACGACCAGATCCTGCAACTGTTTCCCAAGGCGACGCGCATCGAGCCGAAGCAGGAAAACCCGCCGGTCTACAGCGCCTACCAGCTGGACGAGCTGCTCGGCTACGCCTTCGAATCCACTGACTATTCCGATCTGCAGGGCTTTTCCGGCAAGCCGATCAAGCTACTGATCGGCATGAACCCGCAGGGCGTGCTCACCGGCGTCCGCGTGCTGGAGCATCACGAGCCGGTGTTCCTCCACGGCCTGGGCGAGCAGGCGCTGTTCGATTTCGTCGACCAATACCGCCTGCAGCCGATCAGCAAACCCATCGTCGTTGGCGGCCGCGAAGGCAGCGCGACCAGCAACGACTCGGTCACTCGCATCGACGGCGTGAGCAAGGCCACGGTATCGGTGGTGATTGTCAACGAGACCGTGCTGACGTCCGCCTTGAGCGTGGCGCGGCAATTACTCGAGGGGTTCGCGGAGGGGCCGCTGGCGACGCCAAAGCCGGACCTGTACGAGCCGCTCGGTTGGGATGAATTGCTCGAGCGCGGTTATGTCCGGCATTGGACGGTGAGCCGCGAGGAGGTGGAAGCGGACATCGGCCATGCCCTGGATGGCTATCAGGCGCTCGATGGCGAGACCGACGAGCCGTTCAGCGAGTTGTACTTCGCCTACCTGAACGCACCGATTATTGGCCGCAACCTGCTCGGCGAGGCAGGTTTCGAGAAGCTGATGGGCGAATTGCTGCCCAACGAGCAGGCGCTACTAGTGTTGTCTTCCGGTTTGTATCCGCACGTGCCGGACGACTTCGTCCCGGCCACCGCGCCCAGCCGGCTGGTGTTGATGCAGAACGAACATCCTATCGACCTGCAGGACATGAACTTCAACAACGGGGCGGTCATGGACCTGGTCGATGCGCCGGTCGAACCAACCGAAGCCCACATCTTCCGGATCAAGGCGCACAACGCCTTCAACCCCGCCGAGCCAGCCGGGCTGCGACTCAACGTCAAGCTGCAGCGCAACCATCTGGTGGAAACCAACACGCAGTTCACGCAGGCCTTTCAGCTCGACCCCGCATTGTTCGACATCCAGGAGGCCAAGCCCGTCGCCAAGCCGGTGCCGATCTGGCTGCACATGTGGCATGAGCGCTGGTGGCAGGTCGGTCTGGTCGGGCTGGCGCTGCTGATACTCACCGGGGTATTCGTCTGGCAGCATCGCATCAGCCGGCACAGCCGCCGTTTCCACCTGTTCCGCGCTGGCTACCTGATGTTCACCCTGCTGTTCATCGGCCTGTACGCGCAGGGGCAGCTGTCGGTGGTGAACATCTTCACCTTGCTGCTGGCCCTGTGGCAGGACTTCGATATCCGCGTGTTCCTGATGGATCCGGTGATCTTCATGCTCTGGAGCTTCACCTTCGTCAGCCTGTTCCTCTGGGGGCGCGGTGTGTTCTGCGGTTGGCTGTGCCCGTTCGGCGCGCTCCAGGAAATGCTCGGTTGGCTGGCCAAGCGCCTGCGGATTCGCCAGTGGAAGATTTCCGACCGCACCCATTCGCGCCTGCAGTGGCTCAAATACCTGATCCTCATCGGGCTGGTGCCGGTGGCCTTCTATTCGCTGACGCTGGCCGAGCGGCTTGCTGAGGTGGAGCCGTTCAAGACCAGCATCACGCTGTTCTTCATGCGTTCCTGGCCGTTCGTGCTTTACGCTGTGGTGCTGCTCGGGCTGGGCCTGTTCGTGCACAAGTTCTACTGCCGGTACGTCTGCCCGCTGGGCGCCGGGTTGGCAATCCTCGGCAAGTTCCACCTGTTCGCCTGGCTCAAGCGGATCGACGCCTGTGGCCAGCCCTGTCAGCACTGCAAGAATCACTGCGAGATCGGGGCGATCAAGCGTGACGGACGGATCGACTACGACGAGTGCATCCAATGCCTGGAGTGCATCGTCATCCTCAACAACGGCGACCAGTGCGTGGCCAGCATCAGCGCTCGCAAGCGCGCGGAAAAGGCGGGGCACCGGGGCGAGCTGATCGCCACCGATGCCATGGCGCCGCAGCCGCTCCCCGCGCCTTGA
- a CDS encoding FKBP-type peptidyl-prolyl cis-trans isomerase yields MSDELQIEDIVQGDGKAVVKGALITTHYRGQLEDGTVFDSSHERGKPFQCVIGTGRVIKGWDLGLMGMKVGGKRKLFVPAHLAYGERQIGKFITPHSNLLFEIELLEVLTRDD; encoded by the coding sequence ATGAGTGACGAATTACAGATCGAGGACATCGTGCAAGGCGACGGCAAAGCCGTGGTCAAGGGCGCGCTGATCACCACCCATTACCGTGGCCAGCTAGAGGACGGCACCGTCTTCGACTCCTCCCACGAGCGCGGCAAACCCTTCCAGTGCGTCATCGGCACCGGCCGGGTGATCAAGGGCTGGGACCTGGGCCTGATGGGCATGAAGGTCGGCGGTAAGCGCAAGCTGTTCGTCCCCGCCCACCTCGCCTATGGCGAGCGCCAGATCGGCAAGTTCATAACGCCGCATTCGAACCTGCTGTTCGAGATCGAACTGCTGGAAGTGCTGACTCGCGACGACTGA
- a CDS encoding YkgJ family cysteine cluster protein, whose amino-acid sequence MSCTQRKIDQLRRRIPSFACEPGCHDCCGPVTASSEEMARLPVRSAAEHDKALAEWNCVHLGPHGCEAYDERPLICRLFGTTASLPCPRGRGPETPTAPHVEKQIHRLIASTRQVLV is encoded by the coding sequence ATGAGCTGCACCCAACGCAAGATCGATCAACTGCGCCGCCGCATCCCGAGTTTCGCCTGCGAGCCCGGCTGCCATGATTGCTGTGGTCCGGTGACGGCCTCTTCGGAAGAAATGGCGAGGCTGCCCGTGCGCAGCGCCGCCGAGCACGACAAAGCGCTGGCCGAGTGGAATTGCGTGCACCTCGGGCCGCACGGCTGCGAGGCCTATGACGAGCGCCCGCTGATCTGCCGGCTGTTCGGCACCACCGCCAGCCTGCCCTGCCCGCGCGGGCGAGGCCCGGAGACGCCCACCGCCCCCCATGTTGAAAAGCAGATCCACCGCCTTATAGCCAGCACCCGCCAGGTGCTGGTCTAG
- a CDS encoding GNAT family N-acetyltransferase, whose amino-acid sequence MSDNSNARVQHDEQANRYVLEVDGQALGLAEYQPDGSRRVFTHTEVDQSLEGQGMGSLLIREALDDTRRQGKRIVPVCEFVAAYVKKHHDWDDIVERSEA is encoded by the coding sequence ATGTCCGACAACAGCAACGCACGCGTGCAACATGACGAGCAAGCCAACCGTTACGTACTGGAGGTCGATGGCCAAGCGCTGGGCCTCGCCGAGTATCAGCCAGACGGCTCGCGCCGTGTTTTCACCCATACCGAGGTGGATCAGAGCCTCGAAGGGCAAGGCATGGGCAGCCTGCTGATCCGTGAAGCCCTGGACGACACCCGCCGCCAGGGCAAGCGCATCGTGCCGGTTTGTGAGTTCGTCGCGGCCTACGTCAAGAAGCATCATGACTGGGACGACATCGTCGAACGCAGCGAGGCTTGA
- a CDS encoding DHCW motif cupin fold protein: MRINAIPFCTTDWASIQASEHPGETGKALWRTGHFGEVRVRMVEYSAGYLADHWCTKGHVLLCLEGELHTELDDGRTFVLTPGMSYQVADDAEAHRSSTATGAKLFVVD, encoded by the coding sequence ATGCGAATTAACGCAATCCCCTTCTGTACGACCGACTGGGCATCAATCCAGGCCAGCGAACATCCGGGCGAGACCGGCAAGGCGCTATGGCGCACCGGCCACTTCGGTGAAGTCCGGGTCCGAATGGTCGAATACAGCGCCGGCTACCTGGCCGACCATTGGTGTACGAAAGGCCATGTCCTGCTCTGCCTGGAAGGTGAGCTGCACACCGAACTCGACGACGGCCGCACCTTCGTCCTCACGCCCGGCATGAGCTACCAGGTCGCCGACGATGCCGAAGCGCACAGGTCGTCTACTGCCACGGGGGCCAAACTGTTCGTCGTCGACTAA